A single Neoarius graeffei isolate fNeoGra1 chromosome 23, fNeoGra1.pri, whole genome shotgun sequence DNA region contains:
- the LOC132871197 gene encoding probable G-protein coupled receptor 148: MEALLQGRTERFFVAAEDFTLSLLCTFGDWYNSSGQAERLRRQFALTNTSRTAMELFVQEWQVFLPRRQMRVFQICPILGFLAVFLTTPIILARILSRAHLRQQTRYLLLANALLSDLLFVAFYMLTTCLNAASVLMSDLACTAMLFLMGIFYSGGIFSATAIVVDTSLAIFAPLRYAMLWPVSRTYAAVFTIWAISVFFPAASAGLFLWYHTMSPCTQHICSLPLFLVLTVSHSKPLQMCMLLTVMAVLITLLLVVSGYVVLYCHTRMSGVWHGERSSRAKGTFLVHYLHLFLAVCPMLLLVIKLMLYSYSSKLHPSTGLWVSLVLCNILLVLPKALAPYLYGLRYRDLRGALLDFFRLNRPRAITPVM, encoded by the coding sequence ATGGAGGCTCTTCTGCAGGGGCGGACAGAAAGGTTCTTCGTGGCTGCAGAGGATTTCACACTGTCTCTTTTGTGTACATTTGGTGACTGGTACAACAGTTCAGGGCAGGCGGAGCGTCTCAGAAGACAGTTTGCCCTGACTaacacctctcgtactgcaatggAACTGTTTGTTCAAGAGTGGCAGGTTTTTCTCCCACGTAGGCAGATGAGGGTATTCCAGATCTGCCCCATCCTAGGATTTCTGGCTGTGTTTTTAACCACACCAATCATCCTTGCCCGGATCCTGTCCCGAGCTCACTTACGACAACAGACTCGCTACCTTCTCCTGGCCAATGCCCTGCTTAGTGACCTACTCTTTGTGGCTTTCTACATGCTGACCACCTGTTTGAATGCAGCCAGTGTGCTGATGTCAGACTTGGCCTGCACTGCCATGCTGTTCCTGATGGGCATCTTTTACAGCGGTGGGATCTTCAGCGCCACTGCCATAGTGGTAGACACTTCGTTGGCTATATTTGCACCATTACGATATGCTATGCTGTGGCCAGTCTCCAGAACCTATGCAGCTGTCTTCACTATCTGGGCCATTTCTGTCTTCTTCCCTGCTGCATCTGCAGGTCTCTTCCTGTGGTACCATACGATGAGCCCCTGCACCCAACacatctgctctctgcctctgttTCTAGTGCTAACTGTTAGCCATTCGAAGCCCCTCCAGATGTGCATGTTACTAACAGTCATGGCTGTCCTAATCACCCTGCTGCTGGTGGTCTCTGGTTATGTGGTACTGTACTGTCATACCAGAATGTCCGGAGTGTGGCATGGAGAGCGATCATCCCGGGCTAAAGGAACATTTCTTGTTCACTATCTCCACCTGTTCCTGGCTGTGTGTCCCATGCTACTACTGGTCATCAAGTTGATGCTGTACAGCTACAGCAGTAAGTTACATCCCAGTACAGGCCTCTGGGTCTCGCTGGTGCTATGCAACATCCTGCTGGTTTTGCCCAAAGCTCTGGCACCCTACCTGTATGGGCTCAGGTACAGGGACTTGCGTGGGGCTCTGCTGGATTTTTTTAGGCTGAATAGACCCAGGGCCATCACACCTGTCATGTGA
- the LOC132871276 gene encoding probable G-protein coupled receptor 148, giving the protein MNSSCPSCTACEWFLVMQNEGMNFLLIPAVLLTTVTLVINPLLLFCIFWSPSLRQETRYLLLANTLLSDILFLIFNITNISCNALGMEMHYIFCEFLMVATVTTYCSSVLTVTLMVTDTFMAMRWPLRYSEILPLSRVKKIVALVWVIAMVYPLSLLVVMVVRKQGKTENLKMCLVLLSLASLEEDIEVSLHIYFSVWVIVCVVLILYCCIRLYMVTRSSGIWHSRYSRARRTLLAHTMMLLIYFAPGLVFTVELAQFGELSKNVHLAVWINTINLAVLMVVPRACAPYVYGLRYREVYEMVQLMVWKRWLSQHTNNSPTPTET; this is encoded by the coding sequence ATGAATTCCTCCTGTCCCTCTTGTACAGCTTGTGAGTGGTTCCTGGTCATGCAGAATGAAGGAATGAATTTCCTCCTCATCCCTGCTGTTCTCCTCACTACTGTCACTCTGGTGATAAACCCATTACTCCTCTTCTGTATCTTCTGGAGTCCATCTCTCCGACAGGAAACCCGCTACCTCCTCCTGGCCAATACACTGCTATCGGACATCCTCTTCCTCATCTTTAACATCACCAACATTTCCTGTAATGCACTGGGCATGGAAATGCACTACATATTCTGTGAGTTCTTAATGGTTGCCACTGTGACTACGTATTGCTCCTCTGTGTTAACTGTCACGCTGATGGTCACTGACACATTTATGGCCATGCGTTGGCCACTGCGCTACAGTGAAATCCTGCCTCTGTCACGAGTAAAGAAGATAGTTGCATTGGTGTGGGTCATAGCCATGGTGTATCCGCTCTCACTGCTGGTGGTGATGGTAGTCAGAAAACAGGGCAAAACAGAGAACCTGAAGATGTGTCTGGTGCTGCTCAGTCTCGCATCCCTGGAAGAAGATATTGAGGTCAGCCTGCATATCTACTTCAGTGTGTGGGTGATTGTCTGCGTTGTGCTGATCCTCTACTGCTGCATCCGTCTCTACATGGTCACCAGGAGCTCCGGGATATGGCACAGTCGCTACTCACGAGCCCGGCGAACTCTGCTAGCACACACTATGATGTTGCTAATATACTTTGCACCTGGTCTGGTGTTTACAGTGGAGCTTGCACAGTTTGGGGAGTTATCTAAGAATGTGCACCTGGCTGTGTGGATCAATACAATTAATCTGGCTGTGCTGATGGTTGTGCCACGTGCTTGTGCCCCCTACGTGTATGGCCTGCGTTACCGGGAGGTCTATGAAATGGTTCAACTGATGGTGTGGAAAAGATGGCTCAGCCAGCACACCAACAATTCACCAACACCAACAGAAACTTAA